One part of the Haliotis asinina isolate JCU_RB_2024 chromosome 2, JCU_Hal_asi_v2, whole genome shotgun sequence genome encodes these proteins:
- the LOC137273920 gene encoding phosphatidylinositol 3,4,5-trisphosphate 3-phosphatase TPTE2-like isoform X1: protein MSELVKPCHSPEVLLASPERDDDLSLEETTYWFENWQTCEDLDYFDHKDHIIMTSSYERFSNDAENSDKLSVNLENGDKEKNLEDAHIQIHKPNQNSGEFKGYDVKDQRPDQFIEDPAGNPFAPKGPLESLQFQVKKVVEHIAFRAITVLLIILDFCLVIVDLTRNTCASVDSGMEIVSHIIITLFVIEVAARIFYQGKEFFYNVWDVLDMVIVVISFLIDMVFIGIESDQSCTESNHVDYAKLLVIGRVFRIIRIARIIYFMVVQHRQVTKATRHVVSQNKRRYQKDGFDLDLCYITERVIAMSFPSKGMMAFYRNPIREVARFFNTKHPGHYRIYNLCSERDYDETLFFNNVRRVFIDDHNVPKLADMLKFTDDVREWMAADTRNIIAIHCKGGKGRTGTMICTWLIDCGLFEEAEESLTYFGDRRTDLSVGKSFQGVETPSQSRYVGYYEKIKNDNRQLPPKKYMKITSIKIEGIRGVGDGDGSDLSMEIRADGLLIFECVVGTGLNCQLMKYTDSDSIVINLQNSPRLEGDIKVMFHSTNVRLPKGYDKCPFYFWFNTAFIEDNKLRMARSEIDNPHKKKVYHVFRESFAIEVNFEDVKPDFQ from the exons aCTATTTTGACCACAAAGATCATATCATCATGACATCATCCTACGAGCGTTTCAGCAACGATGCTGAGAATTCAGACAAACTCTCTGTCAACTTGGAAAATGGGGACAAGGAGAAGAATCTGGAGGATGCTCACATACAGATTCACAAGCCCAACCAGAACAGTGGAGAGTTCAAGGGCTATGATGTGAAAGACCAGCGACCAGACCAGTTTATTGAGGACCCAGCAGGAAACCCCTTTGCTCCAAAGGGACCTCTGGA gtCTTTACAATTTCAAGTGAAGAAAGTTGTGGAACATATAGCATTCCGTGCCATCACCGTTCTTTTGATTATTCTAGACTTTTGCCTGGTGATAGTAGATCTGACAAGGAACACATGTGCTAGCGTTGACAGTGGTATGGAAATAGTATCTCATATAATTATCACTCTATTTGTCATAGAAGTTGCAGCCAGGATCTTTTATCAAGG GAAGGAGTTTTTTTACAATGTATGGGATGTTCTTGATATGGTTATTGTGGTCATATCGTTCCTCATCGACATGGTCTTCATCGGCATCGAGTCGGACCAGTCCTGCACGGAGTCAAACCATGTGGACTATGCAAA ACTGTTGGTGATTGGTCGAGTCTTCCGAATCATTCGAATTGCGAGGATCATCTATTTTATGGTCGTGCAACATCGTCAAGTTACAAAGGCAACCCGTCATGTGGTCTCACAAAATAAGCGACGATACCAGAAGGATggttttgaccttgacctttgctatATTACAG AGAGGGTAATTGCCATGTCCTTCCCATCCAAGGGGATGATGGCCTTCTACAGAAATCCCATCAGA GAAGTAGCCAGATTTTTCAACACAAAGCATCCGGGTCACTACAGAATATATAATTTATGCA GTGAGCGAGATTACGATGAGACGTTGTTTTTTAACAATGTACGGCGGGTTTTCATTGACGATCACAATGTGCCTAAACTTGC tgatatgCTGAAATTCACGGATGACGTTCGTGAATGGATGGCAGCCGACACTCGTAACATTATTGCAATTCATTGCAAAGGAGGCAAAGGTCGGACAGGGACGATGATCTGTACTTGGCTGATTGACTGCGGGTTGTTTGAAGAGGCGGAG GAGAGTCTCACCTATTTTGGTGATCGTCGGACGGACCTGAGTGTTGGTAAATCCTTCCAGGGTGTGGAGACTCCCAGCCAG AGTCGTTATGTTGGGTACTATGAGAAGATAAAGAATGACAACCGACAACTACCTCCaaagaaatatatgaaaattaCATCAATAAAAATAGAAGGAATCAGAG GTGTTGGTGATGGGGACGGAAGTGACTTGTCTATGGAGATCCGGGCTGATGGTCTTCTCATCTTTGAATGTGTCGTTGGTACAGGTCTAAACTGCCAG CTGATGAAGTACACAGACAGTGACAGTATCGTCATCAATCTGCAGAACAGCCCACGACTGGAGGGTGACATCAAGGTCATGTTCCACTCCACAAAT GTGCGTCTTCCGAAGGGCTATGACAAGTGCCCTTTCTACTTCTGGTTCAACACTGCCTTTATAGAAGATAATAA ATTACGCATGGCTCGAAGTGAAATTGACAATCCTCACAAAAAGAAGGTCTACCATGTATTCAGGGAAAGCTTTGCCATTGAAGTGAACTTTGAAGATGTCAAACCTGATTTTCAATGA
- the LOC137273920 gene encoding phosphatidylinositol 3,4,5-trisphosphate 3-phosphatase TPTE2-like isoform X2 yields the protein MTSSYERFSNDAENSDKLSVNLENGDKEKNLEDAHIQIHKPNQNSGEFKGYDVKDQRPDQFIEDPAGNPFAPKGPLESLQFQVKKVVEHIAFRAITVLLIILDFCLVIVDLTRNTCASVDSGMEIVSHIIITLFVIEVAARIFYQGKEFFYNVWDVLDMVIVVISFLIDMVFIGIESDQSCTESNHVDYAKLLVIGRVFRIIRIARIIYFMVVQHRQVTKATRHVVSQNKRRYQKDGFDLDLCYITERVIAMSFPSKGMMAFYRNPIREVARFFNTKHPGHYRIYNLCSERDYDETLFFNNVRRVFIDDHNVPKLADMLKFTDDVREWMAADTRNIIAIHCKGGKGRTGTMICTWLIDCGLFEEAEESLTYFGDRRTDLSVGKSFQGVETPSQSRYVGYYEKIKNDNRQLPPKKYMKITSIKIEGIRGVGDGDGSDLSMEIRADGLLIFECVVGTGLNCQLMKYTDSDSIVINLQNSPRLEGDIKVMFHSTNVRLPKGYDKCPFYFWFNTAFIEDNKLRMARSEIDNPHKKKVYHVFRESFAIEVNFEDVKPDFQ from the exons ATGACATCATCCTACGAGCGTTTCAGCAACGATGCTGAGAATTCAGACAAACTCTCTGTCAACTTGGAAAATGGGGACAAGGAGAAGAATCTGGAGGATGCTCACATACAGATTCACAAGCCCAACCAGAACAGTGGAGAGTTCAAGGGCTATGATGTGAAAGACCAGCGACCAGACCAGTTTATTGAGGACCCAGCAGGAAACCCCTTTGCTCCAAAGGGACCTCTGGA gtCTTTACAATTTCAAGTGAAGAAAGTTGTGGAACATATAGCATTCCGTGCCATCACCGTTCTTTTGATTATTCTAGACTTTTGCCTGGTGATAGTAGATCTGACAAGGAACACATGTGCTAGCGTTGACAGTGGTATGGAAATAGTATCTCATATAATTATCACTCTATTTGTCATAGAAGTTGCAGCCAGGATCTTTTATCAAGG GAAGGAGTTTTTTTACAATGTATGGGATGTTCTTGATATGGTTATTGTGGTCATATCGTTCCTCATCGACATGGTCTTCATCGGCATCGAGTCGGACCAGTCCTGCACGGAGTCAAACCATGTGGACTATGCAAA ACTGTTGGTGATTGGTCGAGTCTTCCGAATCATTCGAATTGCGAGGATCATCTATTTTATGGTCGTGCAACATCGTCAAGTTACAAAGGCAACCCGTCATGTGGTCTCACAAAATAAGCGACGATACCAGAAGGATggttttgaccttgacctttgctatATTACAG AGAGGGTAATTGCCATGTCCTTCCCATCCAAGGGGATGATGGCCTTCTACAGAAATCCCATCAGA GAAGTAGCCAGATTTTTCAACACAAAGCATCCGGGTCACTACAGAATATATAATTTATGCA GTGAGCGAGATTACGATGAGACGTTGTTTTTTAACAATGTACGGCGGGTTTTCATTGACGATCACAATGTGCCTAAACTTGC tgatatgCTGAAATTCACGGATGACGTTCGTGAATGGATGGCAGCCGACACTCGTAACATTATTGCAATTCATTGCAAAGGAGGCAAAGGTCGGACAGGGACGATGATCTGTACTTGGCTGATTGACTGCGGGTTGTTTGAAGAGGCGGAG GAGAGTCTCACCTATTTTGGTGATCGTCGGACGGACCTGAGTGTTGGTAAATCCTTCCAGGGTGTGGAGACTCCCAGCCAG AGTCGTTATGTTGGGTACTATGAGAAGATAAAGAATGACAACCGACAACTACCTCCaaagaaatatatgaaaattaCATCAATAAAAATAGAAGGAATCAGAG GTGTTGGTGATGGGGACGGAAGTGACTTGTCTATGGAGATCCGGGCTGATGGTCTTCTCATCTTTGAATGTGTCGTTGGTACAGGTCTAAACTGCCAG CTGATGAAGTACACAGACAGTGACAGTATCGTCATCAATCTGCAGAACAGCCCACGACTGGAGGGTGACATCAAGGTCATGTTCCACTCCACAAAT GTGCGTCTTCCGAAGGGCTATGACAAGTGCCCTTTCTACTTCTGGTTCAACACTGCCTTTATAGAAGATAATAA ATTACGCATGGCTCGAAGTGAAATTGACAATCCTCACAAAAAGAAGGTCTACCATGTATTCAGGGAAAGCTTTGCCATTGAAGTGAACTTTGAAGATGTCAAACCTGATTTTCAATGA